The following are encoded together in the Terriglobia bacterium genome:
- the recO gene encoding DNA repair protein RecO, whose translation MPLKDSEAVVLRSYPLREADLLVTFFTRAEGKVRGVARSAKKSKRRFGGALEPLTLVKLYYEDRERQELARIDSCEILESPLTSAVDYPRAVALGHIAELLDELLPDREANDAIFRLTVSVLRSLRADAIWMPLTYFELWLTRLVGFLPELGECVVCGAALDGNRAFYHALVDGLMCQSDKRLASSEMTPESRALAAEMFRSPVETMAQQVWPKSKGTDLRKFVIQILERHLEKKLVTATMLEKLQ comes from the coding sequence ATGCCGCTCAAGGATTCCGAGGCGGTGGTGTTGCGCAGCTATCCGCTGCGCGAGGCCGACCTGCTGGTGACGTTTTTCACGCGCGCCGAAGGCAAGGTGCGCGGGGTGGCGCGTTCGGCGAAGAAGTCGAAGCGGCGGTTCGGCGGCGCGCTGGAGCCGCTGACGTTGGTCAAGCTGTATTACGAGGACCGGGAGCGGCAGGAACTGGCGCGCATTGATTCCTGCGAGATCCTGGAGTCGCCGCTGACCAGCGCGGTGGATTATCCGCGGGCGGTGGCGCTGGGACACATTGCGGAATTGCTGGATGAATTGCTGCCCGACCGCGAGGCCAATGACGCGATCTTCCGGCTCACGGTCTCGGTGCTGCGGTCGCTGCGCGCGGACGCCATCTGGATGCCGCTGACCTATTTCGAACTGTGGTTGACGCGGCTGGTCGGATTTTTGCCGGAGCTTGGTGAATGCGTGGTTTGCGGCGCGGCTCTGGACGGAAACCGCGCCTTCTACCACGCGCTGGTGGACGGCCTGATGTGCCAGAGTGACAAGCGCCTGGCGTCGAGCGAAATGACGCCGGAATCGCGGGCGCTGGCGGCGGAGATGTTTCGCTCGCCGGTGGAAACGATGGCGCAGCAGGTGTGGCCGAAGTCGAAGGGCACCGATTTGCGGAAGTTCGTGATCCAGATTTTGGAGCGGCATCTGGAGAAGAAGCTGGTGACGGCGACAATGCTGGAAAAACTTCAGTAG
- a CDS encoding 3-isopropylmalate dehydratase: MERKIEKRPQQVRLQGRILFLTEDPELIRKQLAGWDLPWDTAHPEKNPKLRDDISTDEITPAHICFFFDETLGEFPYTGLKCGSETPIKRSDVKQGGFVAAVSGKRRGKGSSREQSPYAERSAGIQLVIAENIERIYKQNCQNLGVLTSTDFSLIDCIRRGEEIPLSVFTQGEDEITRQVIEYGGLFPFNVARMQSKVSVPPITTKARPMTISEKILARHMVNRPSTVDGRQSTGSGPSTVDNRPPAVKPGDTGFTRVDLRFSHEYVTPMAAIFYEHFVGKGVPVNDRDSIKFFRDHLTFLDEVMSEEKRKMGLLDLATQLKFKQQDFAKDQGIQLHGELKDRKGSEGICHSVMLETYALPGQVNVGSDSHTPHVGAMGCIAFGIGTTDVFNSWITKDVRVKVPESVKVVIRGRRKPNVTAKDFILAILAMDYVRSGKALAKVIEYAGEAVEELSVDERATLTNMAAEIGGFTGIVAPDEKVVDFLVERRGMDGAQAQKLVAGLQSDSDAEYAHVIAMNAKEIYPMVATPGDPGNGKFVRDLNTPVPIEIAYGGTCTAGKNEDMDMYARVLAQALKQGRRVAGSVKFYIQFGSQETRDYCVRQGYLEVFKQAGAIVIEPSCGACINAGPGVSTRPDQVVISAQNRNFPGRSGPGQMYLASPLTVAASAVAGYITEYEAAAEREAVSA, from the coding sequence CTGGAACGCAAGATTGAAAAGCGTCCGCAGCAGGTACGGTTGCAGGGACGAATCCTGTTTCTGACCGAAGATCCTGAGCTCATCCGCAAACAGCTTGCGGGGTGGGACCTGCCGTGGGACACGGCGCATCCGGAAAAAAATCCCAAGCTGCGCGACGACATCTCCACCGACGAGATCACGCCCGCGCACATCTGCTTCTTTTTCGATGAGACGCTCGGCGAATTTCCCTACACCGGCCTGAAGTGCGGCAGCGAAACGCCGATCAAGCGCAGCGACGTCAAGCAGGGCGGATTCGTCGCGGCGGTGAGCGGAAAGCGGCGTGGCAAGGGTTCCAGCCGCGAGCAATCGCCCTACGCCGAGCGGTCGGCGGGAATTCAGTTGGTGATCGCGGAAAACATCGAGCGCATCTACAAGCAGAACTGCCAGAACCTGGGCGTGCTAACCTCCACCGATTTTTCGCTGATTGACTGCATCCGCCGCGGCGAAGAAATTCCGCTCTCCGTGTTTACCCAGGGCGAGGACGAGATTACGCGCCAGGTCATCGAGTACGGCGGGTTGTTTCCGTTCAACGTCGCGCGCATGCAGTCCAAAGTTTCCGTGCCGCCGATTACAACCAAGGCGCGTCCGATGACGATATCGGAGAAGATTCTCGCGCGGCACATGGTGAACAGGCCGTCGACGGTCGACGGTCGACAGTCGACAGGTTCCGGGCCATCGACCGTCGACAATCGACCGCCGGCCGTCAAGCCTGGCGATACCGGTTTCACCCGCGTGGACCTGCGCTTCTCGCACGAGTACGTCACCCCGATGGCGGCGATCTTCTACGAGCACTTCGTCGGCAAGGGCGTGCCGGTGAACGATCGCGACTCCATCAAATTTTTCCGCGATCATCTGACGTTTCTTGACGAGGTGATGTCGGAAGAAAAGCGCAAGATGGGCCTGCTGGACCTGGCGACGCAGCTCAAATTCAAGCAGCAGGACTTTGCCAAGGACCAGGGCATCCAGCTTCACGGCGAGCTCAAGGACCGCAAGGGCAGCGAGGGCATCTGCCACTCGGTGATGCTGGAAACCTACGCACTGCCGGGCCAGGTGAACGTCGGCTCGGACTCGCACACGCCGCACGTCGGCGCCATGGGCTGCATCGCCTTCGGCATCGGCACCACCGATGTCTTCAATTCCTGGATCACGAAAGATGTGCGGGTCAAGGTGCCGGAATCGGTGAAAGTGGTGATCCGCGGCAGGCGCAAGCCGAACGTCACCGCCAAGGACTTCATCCTCGCCATCCTCGCCATGGATTACGTGCGCAGCGGCAAGGCGCTGGCCAAGGTGATCGAGTATGCCGGCGAAGCGGTGGAAGAGTTGAGCGTGGATGAGCGCGCGACGCTGACCAACATGGCGGCGGAAATCGGCGGGTTTACCGGCATCGTCGCGCCCGATGAGAAGGTGGTGGACTTCCTGGTGGAGCGGCGCGGCATGGACGGTGCCCAAGCACAGAAGCTGGTTGCCGGCTTGCAAAGCGATTCCGATGCCGAGTACGCCCACGTCATCGCAATGAACGCCAAAGAAATCTATCCCATGGTTGCCACCCCCGGCGATCCCGGCAACGGCAAGTTCGTGCGCGACCTGAACACGCCGGTGCCGATCGAGATCGCCTACGGCGGTACCTGCACCGCCGGCAAGAACGAAGACATGGACATGTACGCGCGTGTGCTCGCGCAGGCGCTCAAGCAGGGCAGGCGCGTGGCCGGCTCGGTGAAGTTCTACATCCAGTTCGGGTCGCAGGAGACGCGCGATTACTGCGTGCGGCAGGGCTACCTGGAGGTGTTCAAGCAGGCGGGCGCCATCGTGATCGAGCCTAGTTGCGGGGCCTGCATCAACGCCGGACCGGGAGTTTCCACCCGTCCCGACCAGGTGGTGATAAGCGCGCAGAACCGCAATTTTCCGGGACGCAGCGGCCCGGGGCAGATGTATCTTGCCAGCCCGCTGACCGTGGCCGCGAGCGCCGTGGCGGGGTATATCACGGAGTACGAAGCGGCGGCGGAGAGAGAAGCGGTCTCAGCATGA
- a CDS encoding glycine--tRNA ligase subunit alpha: MPQQKQNAPTFQELILRLSNFFADYGCVLQQPHDLEVGAGTMAPETFLRVLGPQPYRVAYVQPSRRPADGRYGENPNRLYKHTQLQVILKPPPEDVQELYLKSLEAIGIDLRQHDIKFEEDNWESPTLGAWGIGWQVMLDGLEITQFTYFQQCGQIDLDPISAELTYGLERIAAFLQDVNSIYEIVWARDPKTGEEVTYGDVRLADELQFSVYNFELADVDRAWKHLELFEDECKELLSEFAKLTSEKKEAGKKERTVDEDFPAHLREQIRRFPVLPALDLCLKCSHLFNILDARGAISVTERVGVIARIRQLAVGVAKAWVAQQEAVGRQLSAISQEKPAAVEKA; this comes from the coding sequence ATGCCACAGCAGAAACAAAACGCGCCCACGTTTCAGGAGCTCATCCTGCGGCTGTCGAATTTCTTTGCCGACTACGGATGCGTGCTGCAGCAGCCGCATGATTTGGAAGTCGGCGCGGGCACCATGGCGCCGGAGACTTTCCTGCGCGTGCTGGGGCCGCAGCCGTACCGGGTGGCGTACGTGCAGCCGTCGCGCCGCCCGGCCGACGGGCGCTACGGCGAGAATCCTAATCGCCTCTATAAACACACGCAGTTACAGGTAATCCTTAAACCTCCACCTGAAGACGTGCAGGAGCTCTACCTGAAGTCGCTGGAGGCGATCGGAATTGATCTGCGCCAGCACGACATCAAGTTTGAAGAAGACAACTGGGAGTCGCCGACGCTGGGCGCGTGGGGAATCGGCTGGCAGGTGATGCTCGATGGCCTGGAAATCACGCAGTTCACCTACTTTCAGCAGTGCGGCCAGATTGATCTCGACCCGATTTCGGCGGAGTTGACCTACGGGCTGGAGCGCATCGCGGCCTTCCTGCAGGACGTGAATTCCATTTACGAGATTGTTTGGGCACGCGATCCCAAGACGGGTGAAGAGGTCACCTACGGCGACGTGCGCCTGGCCGACGAGTTGCAGTTCTCGGTGTACAACTTCGAGCTGGCGGATGTGGACCGCGCGTGGAAGCACTTGGAGCTTTTCGAGGACGAGTGCAAAGAGCTGCTGAGCGAGTTCGCCAAACTCACGTCGGAGAAGAAAGAAGCAGGGAAGAAAGAGCGCACCGTGGATGAGGATTTTCCGGCGCACCTGCGGGAACAGATTCGCCGGTTCCCGGTGCTCCCGGCCTTGGACCTGTGCCTGAAGTGCTCGCACCTGTTCAACATTCTCGATGCGCGCGGGGCGATCTCGGTGACGGAGCGCGTGGGGGTGATCGCGCGCATACGTCAGTTAGCGGTCGGGGTGGCAAAAGCGTGGGTGGCGCAACAAGAAGCTGTCGGCCGTCAGCTTTCAGCTATCAGCCAGGAGAAACCGGCAGCGGTCGAGAAGGCGTAA
- the ppdK gene encoding pyruvate, phosphate dikinase encodes MSTPTMEVETEKMATTPQTGATKYVYFFGEGKADGNGKMKDELGGKGAGLAEMTNAALPVPPGFTIQTDACREYMRGQVAPEMDRQTNEALARLEKIQGQKLGEGKNPLLVSVRSGAKFSMPGMMDTILNLGLNDTSVEALAKRSNNPRFAYDSYRRLIQMFGNVVLEVPKPAFDEVFESIKKKKKAKLDTDLDAAALKDVIAEYKKVVKKHTKRDFPQEPKEQLVMARDAVFRSWMNQRAKHYRRINNIDDNLGTAVNVQAMVFGNLGETSGTGVGFTRNPATGDKEFYGEFLMNAQGEDVVSGVRTPVHIGELKKIMPKVYDQLRNITTRLETHYKDMQDFEFTIQDGKLYMLQTRNGKRTGRAAVRVALQMVNEGLITKEEGFMRVEPNQLYDFLVPRLDEKGVNVVVLATGLPASPGAAVGQIVFTADEAVVKAGTGKKKNPVILVRGETTPEDIHGMEVAVGILTSRGGMTSHAAVVTRGMGKCGIVGAGEIQVHESKKEMHVDGQVFHEGDWISLDGTTGRVIKGRLNTVAASVDDPELQTLLSWSEPYRKLGVRANADIPRDAIQARAFGAEGIGLCRTEHMFFAEDRIPHMRAMILANNEKDRRAALKKLLPMQRADFAGLFRAMEGLPVTIRLLDPPLHEFLPKREELMVEIAVLEATKPKSPKLKELRKILARVEELHEFNPMLGFRGCRLGIALPEVTEMQARAIIEAAVQVEKEGVKTHAEIMIPLTSTLKEMEHQAAICRRVAEEVFAEKERKVHYLVGTMIELPRACVVADKIAQEAEFFSFGTNDLTQTTYGFSRDDINKFLPKYVSEGILKQDPFQVIDREGVGDLVRMGIERGRKTRPNLEVGICGEHGGEPASVEFCYLVGMDYVSCSPYRVLTARLAAAQAAAGEKLGAEAGRTK; translated from the coding sequence ATGAGCACTCCCACGATGGAAGTTGAGACTGAAAAAATGGCGACGACTCCGCAAACAGGCGCGACCAAGTACGTTTACTTCTTCGGCGAAGGCAAGGCCGACGGCAACGGGAAGATGAAAGACGAGCTGGGCGGCAAGGGTGCCGGTCTGGCCGAGATGACCAATGCCGCACTGCCGGTTCCGCCGGGATTCACCATTCAAACCGATGCCTGCCGCGAGTACATGCGCGGGCAGGTTGCGCCGGAGATGGACCGGCAGACCAACGAGGCGCTGGCGCGTCTGGAGAAGATCCAGGGCCAAAAACTGGGCGAGGGAAAAAATCCGCTGCTGGTGAGCGTGCGCTCGGGCGCCAAGTTCTCCATGCCCGGCATGATGGACACCATTCTCAACCTCGGCCTGAACGACACGTCGGTGGAAGCGCTGGCCAAGCGCAGCAACAACCCGCGTTTCGCCTACGACAGCTATCGCCGCTTGATCCAGATGTTCGGCAACGTGGTGCTGGAAGTCCCGAAACCCGCATTTGACGAGGTCTTCGAGAGCATCAAGAAAAAGAAGAAAGCCAAGCTGGACACCGACCTCGATGCCGCGGCGCTGAAGGACGTGATCGCCGAGTACAAGAAGGTGGTGAAGAAGCACACCAAGCGCGACTTCCCGCAGGAGCCGAAAGAGCAGCTCGTGATGGCGCGCGACGCCGTGTTCCGCTCGTGGATGAACCAGCGCGCCAAGCACTATCGCCGGATTAACAACATCGACGACAACCTGGGCACCGCGGTCAACGTGCAGGCCATGGTCTTCGGCAACCTGGGCGAAACCAGCGGCACCGGTGTGGGCTTCACGCGCAATCCCGCCACCGGCGACAAGGAGTTTTACGGCGAGTTCCTGATGAACGCGCAGGGCGAGGACGTGGTGTCCGGCGTGCGCACCCCGGTGCACATCGGCGAGCTGAAGAAGATCATGCCCAAGGTGTACGACCAGCTCCGCAACATCACCACGCGGCTGGAAACGCACTACAAGGACATGCAGGACTTCGAGTTCACCATCCAGGACGGCAAGCTCTACATGCTGCAGACGCGCAACGGCAAGCGGACCGGGCGCGCCGCGGTACGGGTGGCGCTCCAGATGGTGAACGAAGGGCTGATCACCAAGGAAGAGGGGTTCATGCGCGTCGAGCCGAACCAGTTGTACGACTTCCTGGTTCCGCGGCTGGACGAGAAGGGCGTGAACGTCGTAGTGCTGGCCACGGGGCTGCCGGCGTCGCCGGGCGCGGCCGTGGGCCAGATCGTGTTCACCGCCGACGAAGCGGTGGTGAAGGCGGGCACGGGCAAGAAAAAGAACCCGGTGATCCTGGTGCGCGGCGAGACCACGCCGGAAGACATCCACGGCATGGAAGTAGCGGTGGGCATTCTGACCTCGCGCGGCGGCATGACCAGCCACGCGGCCGTGGTCACGCGCGGCATGGGCAAGTGCGGCATCGTGGGCGCGGGCGAAATCCAGGTTCACGAGAGCAAGAAGGAGATGCACGTCGATGGGCAGGTGTTCCACGAAGGCGACTGGATCTCGCTGGATGGCACCACCGGGCGCGTGATCAAAGGCCGGCTGAACACGGTGGCGGCGTCGGTGGACGATCCCGAGCTGCAAACCCTGCTGAGCTGGAGCGAGCCGTACCGCAAGCTGGGGGTGCGCGCCAATGCCGATATTCCGCGCGACGCCATCCAGGCGCGTGCCTTCGGGGCGGAGGGAATCGGGCTGTGCCGCACCGAGCACATGTTCTTCGCCGAAGACCGCATTCCGCACATGCGCGCCATGATTCTCGCCAACAACGAGAAAGACCGGCGCGCCGCGCTGAAGAAGCTGCTGCCCATGCAGCGCGCGGACTTCGCCGGGCTGTTCCGGGCGATGGAAGGGCTGCCGGTGACCATCCGCCTGCTCGATCCGCCGCTGCACGAGTTCCTGCCCAAGCGCGAAGAGCTGATGGTGGAGATCGCGGTGCTGGAAGCGACCAAGCCGAAATCTCCCAAGCTGAAAGAGCTGCGCAAGATCCTGGCGCGCGTGGAAGAACTGCACGAGTTCAACCCGATGCTGGGCTTCCGCGGCTGCCGGTTGGGCATTGCTCTGCCGGAGGTCACGGAGATGCAGGCGCGCGCCATCATCGAGGCGGCGGTGCAGGTGGAGAAGGAAGGCGTGAAGACGCACGCCGAAATCATGATCCCGCTCACCAGCACGCTGAAGGAGATGGAGCACCAGGCTGCCATCTGCCGCCGCGTCGCCGAGGAAGTGTTCGCGGAGAAAGAACGCAAGGTGCACTACCTGGTTGGCACGATGATCGAGTTGCCGCGCGCGTGCGTGGTGGCGGACAAGATCGCGCAGGAAGCCGAGTTCTTCAGCTTCGGCACCAACGACCTGACGCAGACCACGTATGGCTTCTCGCGCGATGACATCAACAAGTTCCTGCCCAAGTACGTGTCGGAGGGGATCCTGAAGCAGGACCCGTTCCAGGTTATCGATCGCGAGGGCGTGGGCGATTTGGTGCGGATGGGCATCGAGCGCGGGCGCAAGACACGGCCCAACCTGGAAGTCGGAATCTGCGGCGAGCACGGCGGCGAGCCGGCCTCGGTGGAGTTCTGCTACCTGGTCGGGATGGACTACGTTTCCTGCTCTCCGTACCGCGTGCTCACGGCGCGTCTGGCGGCGGCCCAGGCCGCGGCCGGCGAAAAGCTGGGAGCGGAGGCGGGTAGAACGAAATAG
- a CDS encoding tartrate dehydrogenase yields the protein MRNFRFAVLPGDGIGAEVIPAGLQVLRAVAERQASFNFETQVFEWGTARYLREGAMMPRDGMQQLERGGFDAILLGPVGDPRVPDHITLWGLLLPIRQGFDQYINLRPMRLLAGIRTPLAGKSPQDIDMVCVRENAEGEYAGVGGRVHRGTADEVAIQSSVHTRHGTERVIRYAFEYARANGRKKVTSATKSNAMQYNMVFWDEVFAGVAAQYADIAHEQQLVDSLCARFVSKPESLDMVVASNLFGDILTDLGAAISGSMGIAPSANLNPERKYPSLFQAIHGSAPDIAGKGLANPLGTVWSVQMMLEHLGEADAAKALMRAIEEFAANATAKTPDLGGRASTREATDALCKLIRAEH from the coding sequence ATGAGAAATTTCAGGTTCGCCGTGCTGCCGGGAGACGGAATCGGCGCCGAGGTCATTCCCGCCGGACTACAGGTGCTGCGCGCCGTGGCAGAAAGGCAAGCGTCGTTCAATTTCGAGACGCAGGTGTTTGAGTGGGGAACGGCGCGCTACCTGCGCGAGGGCGCGATGATGCCGCGCGACGGCATGCAGCAATTGGAGCGCGGCGGCTTCGACGCCATCCTGCTGGGGCCGGTGGGCGACCCGCGCGTGCCCGACCACATTACGCTGTGGGGACTGCTGTTGCCCATCCGGCAGGGATTCGATCAGTACATCAACCTGCGCCCCATGCGGCTGCTGGCAGGGATCAGGACGCCGCTCGCGGGCAAGTCTCCCCAGGACATCGACATGGTCTGCGTGCGCGAGAACGCCGAGGGCGAATACGCCGGGGTTGGCGGGCGGGTGCATCGCGGGACGGCCGACGAGGTCGCCATCCAAAGCAGCGTGCACACCCGCCACGGCACCGAGCGCGTGATCCGCTATGCATTCGAATATGCGCGTGCCAACGGGCGCAAGAAGGTGACCAGCGCCACCAAATCGAATGCCATGCAGTACAACATGGTGTTCTGGGACGAAGTCTTCGCCGGCGTGGCGGCGCAGTACGCCGACATTGCCCATGAACAGCAGTTGGTGGACTCGCTGTGCGCGCGCTTCGTGTCCAAGCCGGAAAGCCTGGACATGGTGGTTGCGTCGAACCTGTTCGGAGACATTCTGACCGACCTGGGCGCGGCCATCTCGGGCAGCATGGGCATTGCTCCGAGCGCGAATCTGAATCCCGAGCGGAAATATCCCAGCCTGTTCCAGGCGATCCATGGGTCGGCCCCCGACATTGCGGGCAAGGGGCTGGCAAATCCTTTGGGGACGGTGTGGTCCGTCCAGATGATGCTGGAGCACCTGGGCGAGGCGGATGCGGCCAAGGCGCTGATGCGTGCCATCGAGGAATTTGCGGCCAACGCAACCGCCAAGACGCCCGACCTGGGTGGCCGTGCCAGCACGCGCGAAGCTACAGACGCGTTGTGCAAGTTGATTCGCGCCGAACATTGA
- a CDS encoding ferredoxin family protein: protein MAYVIAEPCIGTKDTACVDACPVDCIHPKKDEPAHAGEEMLYIDPVECIDCGACVPVCPVSAIFALDDLPDKWKAFAERNAAYYGRTPA, encoded by the coding sequence ATGGCATACGTAATCGCGGAACCCTGCATCGGCACCAAGGACACGGCCTGCGTCGATGCTTGCCCGGTGGACTGCATCCACCCCAAGAAAGATGAACCGGCGCATGCCGGCGAGGAAATGCTGTACATCGATCCGGTGGAATGCATTGACTGCGGCGCCTGCGTGCCGGTGTGCCCGGTGTCGGCGATCTTCGCGCTCGATGACCTGCCGGACAAGTGGAAAGCGTTTGCCGAGCGCAATGCGGCGTACTACGGCCGCACCCCGGCGTAA
- a CDS encoding cupin, whose translation MPTLIPQPTRITAAGNKPKLIDEYIGRVNSKTSPVSVAHMRSPAGWQEPGQTPEFDEYTIVLRGLLRVEHQGGHLDVRAGQAVIAHKGEWIRYSTPEADGAEYIAVCLPAFAIETVHRDE comes from the coding sequence ATGCCCACATTGATTCCCCAACCCACCCGCATCACGGCCGCCGGAAACAAGCCCAAGCTGATTGATGAATACATTGGCCGCGTGAATTCGAAGACCTCGCCGGTCAGCGTTGCTCACATGCGCAGTCCGGCGGGCTGGCAGGAACCGGGCCAGACGCCGGAGTTCGACGAATACACCATCGTGCTGCGCGGTCTGCTGCGGGTCGAGCACCAGGGCGGTCACCTCGACGTGCGCGCCGGCCAGGCGGTGATCGCTCATAAGGGCGAGTGGATCAGGTATTCAACGCCGGAAGCGGACGGTGCGGAGTACATCGCCGTGTGCTTGCCGGCATTCGCCATCGAAACCGTGCACCGGGACGAATAG
- the glyS gene encoding glycine--tRNA ligase subunit beta, with protein MPDFLLEIGLEEIPARMIDGAEAELRKRVADVLERESLAQSPEVEPYSTPRRVAVLARGIAEKQADAEEQVLGPSVKVAYKDGQPTAAAQAFARKVNVDVAQLKSVTTPKGEYLAATVTRKGRTAQEILAEALPKEINALYWAKNMYWREGKPERFVRPVRWMVSLLGEQVVPLEYAGIRAARKSCGHRLLGHDVEVKAPTSYAADLKAAGVFAKREDRLALIRKELDRACRTVAGARWREDKELLDTVVNLTEFPSVILGNFEGEFLSLPEEVLVTVMRDHQKYFAVEDATGKLAAHFLAVLNTDGDPTGIIQHGHERVLRARFNDARFFWDTDQKQPLRERVERLKNVTFQKDLGSYFDKTMRVQKLASQISQTLEDAGVKVRAGIVHKAALLAKTDLTTELVKEFTELQGIVGGLYAKAQGLDPAIGDAIYDQYRPESMEDTVPRTVEGAVLSIADKADSIAGMFALGLIPSGSKDPFALRRQANGIIKIIAEHKLPLTFRDVFAGTHAFSKATTEQRIGTTEDKAVTTVRVGTVVQTSLFFRERLEFYLRDALGFAYDVVNAVLAAGADDVVDVVARAQAVAKVRPSEDFEAISAAFKRIKNILRQAQETGKKVGDALDVTALSDPPEKALAQEMQRVAPRVRELSQNRDYASALAEIATIRPAVDTFFDKVMVMVEDERVRANRLALLQSLLNEFSTIADFSEIVTEKK; from the coding sequence ATGCCTGATTTCCTTCTTGAGATCGGACTGGAAGAGATCCCGGCACGCATGATTGACGGCGCCGAGGCGGAGCTGCGCAAACGCGTCGCCGACGTGCTGGAGCGCGAGTCGCTGGCGCAGAGTCCGGAGGTGGAGCCGTATTCCACGCCGCGCCGTGTGGCGGTGCTGGCGCGCGGGATCGCCGAGAAACAAGCGGATGCGGAAGAGCAGGTGCTGGGGCCGTCGGTCAAGGTCGCCTACAAGGACGGCCAGCCAACCGCGGCGGCGCAGGCGTTTGCGCGCAAAGTGAATGTCGATGTGGCGCAACTGAAGTCCGTCACCACGCCGAAGGGCGAATACCTGGCAGCCACGGTAACGCGCAAGGGGCGCACCGCACAGGAGATCCTGGCGGAGGCGCTGCCCAAGGAAATCAACGCGCTCTACTGGGCGAAGAACATGTACTGGCGCGAGGGCAAGCCGGAGCGGTTCGTGCGCCCGGTGCGCTGGATGGTGTCTCTGCTGGGAGAGCAGGTAGTGCCGCTGGAATACGCGGGAATCAGGGCGGCTCGAAAATCGTGCGGGCACCGTTTGCTGGGACACGATGTTGAGGTCAAGGCGCCCACGTCGTACGCGGCGGATCTCAAAGCAGCAGGCGTGTTCGCAAAACGCGAGGATCGGCTGGCGCTGATCCGCAAAGAGCTGGACCGGGCGTGCCGCACGGTTGCGGGCGCGCGCTGGCGAGAAGACAAAGAACTGCTGGATACGGTGGTCAACCTCACCGAGTTTCCGTCCGTCATCCTGGGAAATTTCGAGGGCGAGTTCCTGTCGTTGCCGGAAGAGGTGCTGGTCACGGTGATGCGCGACCACCAGAAATATTTCGCGGTCGAAGATGCGACCGGAAAGCTGGCGGCGCATTTTCTGGCAGTGCTCAACACCGACGGCGATCCCACGGGAATTATCCAGCACGGGCACGAGCGCGTGCTGCGGGCGCGCTTCAACGACGCGCGCTTCTTCTGGGACACCGACCAGAAGCAGCCGCTGCGCGAGCGGGTGGAGCGGCTGAAGAATGTCACCTTCCAGAAAGATCTTGGCAGCTATTTCGACAAGACCATGCGGGTCCAGAAGCTCGCCAGCCAGATTTCGCAGACGCTGGAAGATGCGGGCGTCAAGGTGCGTGCCGGGATCGTGCACAAGGCGGCGCTGCTGGCCAAGACCGACCTGACCACCGAGCTGGTGAAGGAATTTACCGAGCTGCAGGGAATCGTGGGCGGATTGTACGCCAAGGCGCAGGGGCTGGATCCGGCGATCGGCGACGCGATCTACGATCAGTACAGGCCGGAGTCCATGGAAGACACGGTGCCGCGGACCGTTGAGGGCGCGGTACTCTCGATTGCGGACAAAGCGGATTCAATCGCCGGAATGTTCGCGCTGGGACTGATTCCGAGCGGCTCGAAGGATCCGTTTGCGCTGAGAAGGCAGGCGAACGGGATCATTAAGATCATTGCAGAGCACAAGCTGCCACTCACTTTCCGTGATGTTTTCGCGGGAACGCACGCGTTCAGCAAGGCAACGACGGAGCAGAGGATCGGCACCACCGAGGACAAGGCGGTTACTACAGTTCGAGTTGGCACAGTAGTTCAGACATCGTTGTTCTTCCGGGAGCGGCTGGAGTTCTACCTGCGCGACGCGCTTGGTTTCGCATACGACGTGGTGAACGCGGTGCTCGCGGCGGGCGCTGATGATGTGGTGGACGTGGTCGCGCGGGCGCAGGCAGTCGCGAAAGTGCGGCCGTCGGAAGATTTCGAAGCCATTTCGGCGGCGTTTAAGCGGATTAAGAATATTCTGCGGCAGGCGCAAGAGACGGGGAAGAAGGTTGGCGACGCGCTTGATGTTACCGCGCTCAGCGATCCGCCGGAGAAGGCGTTGGCGCAGGAGATGCAGCGGGTGGCGCCGCGGGTGCGCGAATTGTCGCAGAACCGGGATTACGCGAGTGCGCTGGCAGAGATTGCGACCATTCGGCCGGCGGTGGACACGTTCTTCGACAAGGTGATGGTGATGGTCGAAGATGAGCGGGTGCGGGCGAACCGGCTGGCGCTGCTGCAATCGCTGCTCAACGAGTTTTCGACGATCGCGGATTTTTCCGAGATCGTGACGGAGAAGAAGTAA